The following is a genomic window from Phycisphaerae bacterium.
GCTGGGAACGGATGATCGCGGGCAGGTCCTGAGGCATGCGGCCGGCGAGGGCGATCAGCGCATCGGCAGGTTCGTCCAGGAGCTGCGCCATCCGCGCGACGCGTTCGGCCGTCGGCGGATCGACGTTGCCCTGTTCGACCTGCGACACGTACGTCGGGCTGACGCCGACGAGTTGCGCGAAGCGCCGCAGCCCGAGCCCCTTGGCCAGCCGCTTGCGGCGGATGGCCTCACCAAAATGGCGGTCGGAGCCGGAGCGCAGGCGCTCCGCCTGCGCGGTAGTTCGTGTTGCGTGATCCATGTCGCCGAGGCACGCCCGGACGCCCGACGGAGCGGGCGCACGGCATGCGGTTTATGCGCCGGCGGCCCCCATCCTTGGGTGGCGATTCCTTGGCCTGCCGCCGGCAATTCCGGGCTGGCATCGGTCGAACGCCCTTCGACCGATCATGTTGTTAGGGTAATGTTCGGCACGATGTTTGTCAAGCCCGGATGCGCTTTTCTGCAACTTGCTGGCCGAGTGGAGGTTGTGCGCCGCCGATCAAGCGTTAAGGGCATTCCACAGCTGCCGCTGTGCCTGCCAGCGCGTCTGGGCCGCGATTGGCCGTAGCATCCGCTCGTGGATCGTGTCGCGACCGCAGGTAACGAGCGGCAGGAAAAGCAGTTGCTCCTGGATGTCGGGGGCGAGGTGGTTGAGGTTCATGATCTGCGTCAAGCGTGGCTGTGTGATGTGTGCGAGGCGAGCCAGGTCGGACTGGTCGGTGACCCTGCCCTCGCGGATCAGCCCGTCGAAACGGATCGCCAGGGCCATCAGGCGCGCTACGCGCGGCACGCGGCCCGGCGACGGCGCGGGAATATCCTCGGTGACGGGCTTCGCCACGCGTCGCCCATGGGCCCGCCGCACGAAATGCACCTTGCGTTTCACGGTGATCACGCCGCGTCCTCCACGTGCGCGTCTGCACCGGCGCCGCCCGCCAGCGCCCGGATGCCCGTCGGGTGGAACGTCAGCTCGATCGTGCTGTCGGTCGGGTCGAATTCGACACGCGCGACAAGCAGGTGGACGAGCCGCGCCTGCTCGCGTGGGCTGAGGGCACGCCAGACGTTGTCGAAGTCGGCGGACGCTGCCGCCACGTCCGCCTCGGTCACGAGGTCGCGCTGGAGCTCGACCGTCTGCGCGGCGATCTCGGCCACCCGGTGCTCGGCGTCGCGGATCTGTTCGTTGAGGTGGGCGATCTGGGCACTCGCCGCCGGCGACGCCGGGGTGGACGCGAGCTCGCGAATTCCGGTGTACGCCCGGGCCAGTCCGCGCTCCAGACTGCGGCGCTCGACCGCGAGCCGCTCCGTCTGAGTCCGCACGTGGCGCTGCGCTTCGGCCAGCGTCTCGCCCAGCAGCTCGGCGTCTTGACCGATGCAGCGGATCTGGTCGACCACCGCCCGGTCGATCTCCGCCGCCGGCAGCGACTTGGTCGGGCAGTTGTCCCAGCCCTTCTTGATCGCGTTGGTGCAGACGTAGTAGCGATAGTGCTTATTGCCGCGGCCGGTGAACGTGTGCGTCATCACGCGACCGCACGCCTTGCAGTACAGGAGGCCGCGCAGCAGGGCGCCGTGCCGGTTCCGCACCTCCGCGCATCCGGAACGCCCGTTCTGCTGCAGTCGCGTCTGTACGCTTCGGAACAGCTCCTCCGGCACGATCGCTTCGTGCTCGCCGGCGAAGACATCACGGCGGTAGCGGACCTTCCCGATGTAGAGCACGTTCCGCAGCAGGCTGTATAGGTTGCACTTGTCGAACGGGAGGTCACCTTTCGCCTTGCCGGACCTGGTCGTCCAGCGCTTCGTC
Proteins encoded in this region:
- a CDS encoding recombinase family protein, with translation MTRRRASVPAPPSVQVRCAIYTRKSSDEGLQQDFNSLDAQREAAEAYIASQKAEGWVCLPDRYDDGGFTGGNMERPGLKQLLTDIDAGKVDCVVVYKVDRLSRSLMDFARIVETFERHNVSFVSVTQHFNTTNSMGRLTLNILLSFAQFEREIIGERIRDKLAASRQKGKWTGGSPILGYDVDRSSGGPKLVVNAIEAARVREIFELYAERGSLLSVAGELRRRGWTTKRWTTRSGKAKGDLPFDKCNLYSLLRNVLYIGKVRYRRDVFAGEHEAIVPEELFRSVQTRLQQNGRSGCAEVRNRHGALLRGLLYCKACGRVMTHTFTGRGNKHYRYYVCTNAIKKGWDNCPTKSLPAAEIDRAVVDQIRCIGQDAELLGETLAEAQRHVRTQTERLAVERRSLERGLARAYTGIRELASTPASPAASAQIAHLNEQIRDAEHRVAEIAAQTVELQRDLVTEADVAAASADFDNVWRALSPREQARLVHLLVARVEFDPTDSTIELTFHPTGIRALAGGAGADAHVEDAA
- a CDS encoding helix-turn-helix transcriptional regulator — translated: MDHATRTTAQAERLRSGSDRHFGEAIRRKRLAKGLGLRRFAQLVGVSPTYVSQVEQGNVDPPTAERVARMAQLLDEPADALIALAGRMPQDLPAIIRSQPLELAAFLREARGLTRAQLQDFVEQAKRLNAENRRSGP